Within the Musa acuminata AAA Group cultivar baxijiao chromosome BXJ2-9, Cavendish_Baxijiao_AAA, whole genome shotgun sequence genome, the region GGTTAGAGGATGATCTCTTAAAATGTCTACTCCACATTATATTTCATATTAATTGTCGGGTGATCTAGtcacgacaaaaaaaaaaaaaaaaaggaaatgctTGTTGTCCCTTCGTTACTTCTCTCCGTGAGGGAAGGTAATTTAGTTGTTCATTGAGAGCATAATgtggaaattttaaaaattataattacttATTTGTTTGTTGTATTTGATACCTTTTGCTTCGGATTGATAACACAATTAGTAGCTCCCCTATATAAACTCAATCCACTAAGATGGACTCCGTTTTACCAAAGAATGTTATTAGTTTAGAGTACAAGACGCGGTGAAGAATACACGAGAACACGATGGTTGCAACCTCTAACCTTCAAGCTTTTCTGACAGCCTAGCATGTagaccaaatctaggattgtgttgCCAAGTCTTATACTGCTAAGAATAAAATGTTTCTTTTGGTTGTAGAGTGATGGATTTATCatcaaaaaagggaaaaaaaaattaagaggaaGTAAGTGATGGTTATCTTCCAAGCATTCCATGAAGAATTTAGTGAAAGGTTCCCTGGACAGAGAAATAGAACAACGATCTGCTTTTGACTCTTTTAGCTATTTGGTATGGGCGTTCAAGATGGGTATCTTTGTTTTATTGCAAGAGATTCCTCTTTAAACTCCACCTTCATATTGCTTAGGCTGCAAGATGGAGTATAAAAGAATGTCTTGGTGCTGCTGATCAAAACAGCAATCTAACACGTCTTTTTGGGATACCTGACCATCTTGGCCTAAGACTTTTCCCTATTGATTGGCCACATCACAAGTTGTTACTACAAAGGTGGTATAGATCAACTGAAGAACACATAAGAAATCTAGAAAAACAATTGTCAAAGATTTGCACAGCAAAACATTCCGCAACTTGGGATCCAATCAGCAGCACAGGTCAAAGATGCCtgaaaaacaacaacaaaaaacatCAGCTTTAAGTTTCATAACCTCAACAAAAATCAGATTTTGAGTCTCAGataaagaatatatatttaaGGAGTCATAGGCTAATTGCCGATGTTTTCATCTACTAAAGATGATACAGAAAGAACATACTTATTTTGTTGGGTGGGAGCAGCTATGAGCAGGAAAGGTACATGATTAACCATGGCTTCTGGGATCAACAACTTGATGCACCTTCCTGGCTTCCGCGCTTGAGTACTGACCCACGACTCGGGCGTGGGGTATTGTTGGCTCACCGTTAACGAGAGCAGCAACATTTTCAAGAAAATACTGCTTTGGAAGTCTGCCCACAACATTTCCCTCCTCGTTCCCATCTTTATCCAAGAAAGCAAAATGGGGGATGCCTTCCACTCCAAACTCGTCAAGCTCCTGCTCCCACTTTGTGTTATCGACATTCAACATCACGAAATTCACTTGATTCCTGACAGAAGCCACTCTGGTAAAAATCTCTAAATAGGGAcagaaaaatatctttaaatcttTAATTAGTCGAGAATTTTGAATTACAATGTTAGTATCTTATCCATTAGTTGTGATGTCAGAAATCTGTCACACACAAGAGGAAACAATGACCAGGAAGGTATAATTAAGGTCTAAGATCATACAAGCAGGTAATTAGCAGTGAATTGCAGAGAAAAGGAGATACTCTGTCAATAAGCATAACATAGGACCAATGCAGCACATGGGAAGCTCACTCACCAGGCAGGGTTTTGCAATTGTAGTATCTTGAAATCTTACATAGATGATATAAGATCCTGTGTCCATACTTCACAGGAGATGAAATTTCTTTCACATATTTGATGAAACTGCATTtagtttatttatatttaatttacaTTATACAGAAATCAAGATCTTACCTAAACTGCTGCTCTACCTGAAAGATCTGTGGAGCTAACTCCCGACAAACTTCACACCAATCTGCATAAAACTCGACAACGGTGGGTTTTCCATTGGCAAGAGCCTGAAACAACAGCAATACACCATTTGGTGAGAACCATGTATATATAGAAGGCTTTTAAGATAGCATGTTTAATTTAGTATGGACCTAGCTCTCTACCATCCCATCATTGACAAGAGTAACTTATGACAGCTATTTTAACTCAGTTCAATTCAATCTGTTGACAAACAAGATCATTACTAGGTTGCGGTATAGGAGAAGTGCTTTATGTTATGCTTCTTGAACGAGAGGAGTCAAGAAGACATCTTCAAGTATCAAAACCCTTAATCTCGCTATCAGAGAAGATCTGTCATTCAagaaaaggatatatatatatatatatatatatatatatatatatatatatatatatatatatatatatatctcaagtaATTTCCTGATACAACAATTGATCCATCTTGGTATCAGTTCGCTAGGTCATCCAGACATTACATGACTTACCAATACTTCAGGTGCTCTCCTCTAATTGACTCCTCATACCTCCAAGAAAAAAATACCATGCATGCTTAAAACCTTTTGCGGAATAATAAGCAAGCTTATGTCTGGTGTTTCAGCATTAGTTAGCCATCTGAAATCTTAATCCATATATGATGGAGCCACTTCTCTGAAGCTGCTAGTTAAGAGATCTCCATAGGCACAATTGGATACGTGTCCCTCCAATTGTTTATGTATGCCACTGAAATGTTTGATAACCCAATTAtcgacaaaaaaggaaaaataacacATTCCTGAAGTTGCATTAATCGAAATGACTTGTGTACACTATCCAAAGACAGCAAGAATGCAAGATGAATAAAATTGACCAAATCGAGAACACGACAAGGCTCCTTTTGCCAGTGTCAAAGATTACCACAGTCAAAATtgtgaaacaacaaaagaaaTAACTGCAATTGAAGTGATGGAGCTCATGCAAGTTTTATCTCTAACACTTCATTGGACTTAAGAAGGTGATCAAGCAAGGACATGAAGCTCAAAACATAAGAAAACAAGACGAACTGACCTCTTCATAAGGTATGGCAGCAGCAGAGAGATCTTTCAAAGAAACACCAAAATCTAGTCGTGCTGATATGAAAAGCCCCACTGCAGCAAGGGTAGAAGCCAAAGCTACTCGTCTATTTATATCTTTATTTGGAAATTCTACAAAGTTAGCACTTTGGGAAACACTAGCATCTTGGCTGCCCTCTTCGACTGCACCAGGTTGTGCAGTGTTTTCATCCTGTAACAAATGTTGAATTAAACATCTTTAGCAGAAAATAATACTGAAGGCAACAAAATATAACTTTCTTTCACAAAGAAGATATTAGTTATTTCCCAAGCCTGAGATAGAAAATATAAATGTATTGACCAAACATAATGAAATTACCAGGAAAAGATATCTTGATCACATTAACAATAAAAGTACCCGAATTATGATCCATAAAGTTGTGGATTAGGACCTCCACAAGAATCAACTTGAGAAAGTATTGGCTATTGTAGAAAATAATCTCTGATCAAACACTTTGTACATCATTTCATGTTTAGGAGAGATTGCATTATTGATTTATGTATTATAGTGTCATGTTCACTTTAAGCCTTATATAATTTTATGGTCCATCTAATCCCTGGATGTTGAAATATTAGCACTGTTGACCCGATCTCAGTTAGGTTAACCTACATGGTAGAACTGATCCATCAATCTGAGTACTGTTGACATGGCAAAATGCAAATAAACTAGCCATGTTAGCCTCAGCTCCTTTTTCACCTCCTCTTTCCCCTCCACCTCTGGATCAGTCCTTTGCCACCATCTCGACCTCCCGCTCATCTATCTCTGGACCTAACCCTCCACCTCTGCCGACTCTTCCTTGACCTCCTCCGGCTGAACTCTTCGTACAAGgcagaaaagaggaagaggaggaggaggaggtcaatAGGAGGAGATGGAGGGGGAATTCACGGATCTTCTTTGACAATAGCAGGTGGCCTTGTATCCCAGAAATAACAATTCAAGAACGGCAAGCCACAACTTAGCAATCTATCTTTACGATTCCAGTAACTACTGAATCGATCTTAAACGAAAGAATTGGTCAAGAATCGACGGGTTAGTTCGATCTGCCCGCCGAAAGTGATTACGCCCTTTCAAGGACATAACAGATACATTTAGTCGGGAGAGGAAGAAGATGTTGGGGTTCACCTCGGGAGGGGATTCGATCGGGGGAGGCTCCACCGGCTTCGACTCGGCCAGACAGGCCATCTTGGGGAGGCGGAGGGGTCTTGTCGACCGGATGCGGAGGACGGTCGCCTGGCGCAGGCGGCGAGGGAGATCCGAAGGGTCGAGGCGAGGTGGAGGGAGCTCGCGGAGGAGGCCGAAGTGGCTCGACGCGACGCGGGCCATTGCCGGCTTTAGATCGGAGGGGAGCAGAGGGGGGTGGGGATTTGATGGCCGCGGGGTTTTAGGGTGCTCGCCGCCGCCGTCTCCTCCTCCTGTGGTGTGGCACGGCCCAAGTAGACGCCGCTGGAGCGAGCAGCCTTCAGCCGGCGGACGACTTGTTTGGTTACGATTTGTTTGGTTGTTTGAGAGGTTGGGATAAATTTGTTTTTGCCAAATATTCATCACTGTCGCGTGTGTGAATAACCCACcaatttcaaaaataaaaataaaaataaaaatctcatggATCATTTTTTgtgtgtttctttttctttttatttggagTTTTTAAATCTGGTTTGAAATATCATACAATTTTATTAGTCCTCCCTGAATTTATTATTCCTTCTTTaatataaatatacattaaaaaaccctaatattttgatcatcataTGGGT harbors:
- the LOC135622841 gene encoding thioredoxin-like protein HCF164, chloroplastic, whose amino-acid sequence is MARVASSHFGLLRELPPPRLDPSDLPRRLRQATVLRIRSTRPLRLPKMACLAESKPVEPPPIESPPEDENTAQPGAVEEGSQDASVSQSANFVEFPNKDINRRVALASTLAAVGLFISARLDFGVSLKDLSAAAIPYEEALANGKPTVVEFYADWCEVCRELAPQIFQVEQQFRNQVNFVMLNVDNTKWEQELDEFGVEGIPHFAFLDKDGNEEGNVVGRLPKQYFLENVAALVNGEPTIPHARVVGQYSSAEARKVHQVVDPRSHG